Proteins encoded in a region of the Rhizobium sp. CC-YZS058 genome:
- the pncB gene encoding nicotinate phosphoribosyltransferase: MTKTDIARRVYDNAWKLDPIVRSLLDTDFYKLLMLQMIWKMYPTVDATFSLINRTKSVLLTEEIDEQELREQLDYVRTVRFTKKEMIWLAGNTFYGKKQIFSPDFLAWLSEFQLPDYELSRRNGQYELTFPGKWTHTSMWEIPALAIVNELRSRTAMKGMGPFALDVLYARAKAKMWTKVEQLRQYPELRISDFGTRRRHSFLWQRWCVEALKEGIGQSFTGTSNVLLAMDTDLEALGTNAHELPMVAAALAKTDEDLAQAPYKVLQDWNRLYGGNLLIVLPDAFGTAAFLRNAPDWVADWTGFRPDSAPPIEGGEKIIAWWKSKGRDPAEKLLIFSDGLDVDMIIDTYRHFEGRVRMSFGWGTNLTNDFAGCAPTEVSGLNPISVVCKVSDANGRPAVKLSDNPRKATGEPSEVERYLKFFGTEDFHELAVRV, from the coding sequence ATGACCAAGACCGATATTGCGCGCCGGGTCTACGACAATGCGTGGAAGCTCGACCCGATCGTGCGCAGCCTGCTCGATACGGATTTCTACAAGCTTCTGATGCTGCAGATGATCTGGAAGATGTATCCGACCGTGGATGCGACCTTCTCGCTGATCAACCGCACCAAGAGCGTTCTCCTGACCGAAGAGATCGACGAGCAGGAACTGCGCGAACAGCTTGATTACGTTCGCACCGTGCGCTTTACCAAGAAGGAGATGATCTGGCTCGCCGGTAACACCTTCTACGGCAAGAAGCAGATCTTCTCCCCCGATTTCCTCGCCTGGCTTTCCGAGTTCCAGCTGCCGGACTACGAGCTCTCGCGCCGCAACGGACAGTATGAGCTGACATTTCCCGGCAAGTGGACCCATACGAGCATGTGGGAAATCCCAGCGCTTGCCATCGTCAACGAGCTTCGCTCGCGCACCGCCATGAAGGGCATGGGGCCCTTCGCACTCGATGTGCTCTATGCGCGCGCCAAGGCCAAGATGTGGACCAAGGTGGAGCAGCTGCGCCAATATCCGGAATTGCGCATCTCCGACTTCGGCACCCGGCGGCGCCATTCCTTCCTCTGGCAGCGCTGGTGTGTGGAGGCGCTGAAGGAAGGCATCGGCCAGTCCTTCACCGGCACCAGCAATGTCCTCCTGGCCATGGATACCGACCTCGAGGCGCTCGGCACCAATGCCCATGAACTGCCGATGGTGGCCGCCGCTCTTGCGAAGACCGACGAAGACCTGGCCCAGGCGCCCTACAAGGTGCTGCAGGACTGGAACCGGCTTTACGGCGGCAACCTGCTGATCGTTCTGCCCGATGCCTTCGGCACGGCGGCCTTCCTGCGCAATGCGCCGGATTGGGTGGCCGACTGGACCGGTTTCCGCCCCGACAGCGCCCCGCCGATCGAGGGCGGCGAGAAGATCATCGCCTGGTGGAAATCGAAGGGCCGCGATCCCGCCGAAAAGCTCCTGATCTTCTCCGATGGCCTGGATGTCGACATGATCATCGACACCTACCGTCACTTCGAAGGTCGGGTGCGCATGAGCTTCGGCTGGGGCACCAACCTGACCAATGATTTTGCCGGCTGCGCGCCGACCGAAGTCAGCGGGCTCAACCCGATCTCCGTCGTCTGCAAGGTGTCCGATGCCAATGGGCGCCCTGCGGTCAAGCTTTCCGACAATCCGCGCAAGGCAACCGGCGAGCCCTCCGAGGTGGAGCGCTACCTGAAATTCTTCGGAACGGAGGATTTCCACGAACTGGCGGTCAGGGTGTGA
- a CDS encoding Abi family protein yields MLNSDHPKIWKSFEDQLDGLIGRRLIVSDRARALDYLERIGYYRLSGYWFPMRELTGPCCRLTPDFRKPKTINPEVFRSDRFMPGASFENAVDLYVFDKKLRLLALDAIERIEVAVRVDIAHSLGQKDRFAYLIPGLFHKNFSEVLGEDGLTKHHKWLTKQAALIVRSKEEFITHNKQRYGLPIPIWVSCEVWDFGALSTLFGGMKEADQDAISCQYGVSNGRVFASWLRSVNFLRNVCAHHSRLWNRNVVDQPKLPSEKEVAFVSIFKGQERLIARPFLLFCILRHLMLVVNPTSSWPKRFVELMHDFPDLRHVGLDLASMGAGENWLAHWSGRQ; encoded by the coding sequence ATGCTTAATTCCGACCACCCAAAGATTTGGAAAAGCTTTGAGGATCAGCTCGACGGTTTGATTGGTCGGCGGCTGATTGTTTCGGATCGGGCCCGTGCGCTGGATTACTTAGAGCGCATCGGGTACTACCGCTTAAGCGGTTATTGGTTTCCTATGCGTGAGCTTACTGGTCCGTGCTGCCGACTAACGCCGGATTTTCGTAAGCCTAAGACGATAAATCCCGAGGTCTTTCGATCCGATCGCTTCATGCCCGGGGCGTCCTTCGAAAATGCTGTTGATCTCTATGTGTTCGACAAGAAACTTCGTCTGCTCGCTCTAGATGCCATCGAACGTATCGAGGTCGCCGTCCGCGTCGACATTGCGCATAGTTTGGGACAGAAAGATCGCTTTGCGTATCTCATACCTGGCCTCTTTCACAAAAACTTCTCTGAAGTTCTTGGCGAGGATGGTCTGACTAAACACCACAAGTGGTTGACCAAGCAGGCTGCCCTTATCGTTCGATCCAAGGAGGAGTTTATCACTCACAATAAACAGAGATACGGCCTGCCCATCCCAATTTGGGTTAGCTGTGAGGTGTGGGATTTTGGAGCGCTCTCGACACTGTTTGGGGGCATGAAAGAGGCCGATCAGGATGCAATTTCGTGTCAATACGGAGTGAGCAACGGTCGGGTATTCGCTAGCTGGCTCAGGTCTGTAAACTTTTTACGAAATGTTTGCGCGCATCATAGTCGGCTGTGGAACAGAAACGTGGTTGATCAACCGAAGCTGCCTTCTGAAAAGGAGGTCGCGTTCGTTTCAATCTTTAAAGGACAAGAACGTTTAATCGCTCGCCCCTTTTTACTATTCTGTATCCTGCGTCATTTAATGTTGGTCGTGAATCCAACTTCGTCATGGCCGAAGCGCTTCGTCGAGTTGATGCACGATTTCCCGGACTTGCGTCATGTAGGCTTAGACCTTGCAAGTATGGGCGCAGGAGAAAATTGGCTCGCCCATTGGTCTGGCCGCCAATAA
- a CDS encoding DeoR/GlpR family DNA-binding transcription regulator, with translation MRPDERRQAIMDILMDQGSASVEDLAARFTVSKMTVHRDLDELEQAGLLRKVHGGASIQSSPQFESDFRYREKIAVEEKRRLAARAAQLVEPGQIIFIDDGSTAGGLAEHLKDIRPLTVITNNLGVIARLAPIAGIDVIALGGQYSRKFNGFFGILTEETLGSLKGDIAFLSSSAIQGDAAYHQDQEVVKTKRQMMRAAGRSYLMVDHAKFGRSALHFLTRLDAFTAVVTGAELAAADRAALKTAGIPVITVEEGSRQ, from the coding sequence ATGCGTCCGGACGAGCGGCGGCAGGCGATCATGGATATCCTGATGGATCAGGGCTCGGCGTCCGTGGAGGATCTGGCTGCGCGCTTTACGGTCAGCAAGATGACCGTGCATCGCGATCTCGACGAGCTTGAGCAGGCCGGTCTCTTGCGCAAGGTGCATGGCGGTGCCTCGATCCAGTCGAGCCCGCAATTCGAAAGCGATTTCCGCTATCGCGAGAAGATCGCGGTCGAGGAGAAGCGGCGCCTGGCGGCACGGGCAGCCCAGCTGGTCGAGCCGGGACAGATCATCTTCATCGATGACGGGTCGACGGCCGGTGGCCTTGCCGAACACCTGAAGGACATTCGTCCGCTGACGGTGATCACCAACAATCTGGGCGTGATTGCCCGGCTGGCACCGATCGCCGGCATCGACGTCATCGCGCTCGGCGGCCAGTACAGCCGCAAGTTCAACGGCTTCTTCGGCATCCTGACGGAGGAGACGCTGGGTTCGCTGAAGGGCGACATCGCCTTTCTGTCGAGCTCCGCCATCCAGGGCGATGCCGCCTACCACCAGGACCAGGAGGTGGTGAAGACCAAGCGCCAGATGATGCGGGCTGCCGGTCGGAGCTATCTGATGGTGGACCACGCCAAGTTCGGCCGGTCCGCCCTGCATTTCTTGACCCGGCTCGACGCGTTCACCGCCGTCGTCACCGGGGCCGAGCTTGCCGCGGCCGACCGGGCCGCGCTGAAAACGGCCGGCATACCGGTCATCACTGTGGAAGAGGGAAGCCGTCAATGA
- a CDS encoding calcium-binding protein produces MSTDTTNDAARRARGDDTYRLDLFRDGPVEKDLGNGDDRVVLDSLNKVSQIRLTLTSSEVGNGDAEDSDSMANQDGDLAVRLQAENTFGGLRGPESRFDDEGITFVTAGSATFDVRDLVSGVSRGDSFDVVKLGTQRDDLLKAAAGEGAAYINGGAGADRIIGGTGNDFLVGGSGNDVLEGRDGDDGFIGGSGNDVIRGGAGNDRVFVNLATDGQDRVDLGQGLDVVSVMAPASAGQVRLTFTSSEVGNGSARDSDSLANQDGGFAVQMRAENGMDGLGARSRYDDEGIRFVSATPGVTFDVRDLVSGVQRGDGFTVVELGTAGSDTITAAASRAESLYANGGMGDDRLTGGRGDDFLVGGAGNDTLRGGAGNDSFIGGAGNDVIFGTTGNDTAIVNLATDGKDRVDLGDGMDVVNVAAPLTAGQVRLAFTSAEVGNGSARDSDSMANQDGGFAVQLFAENGSDGLGARSRYDDEGISFVSTTPGVTFDVRDLVSGVQRGDQFSIVRLGTEANDRMDDSSVSAAVYLNGGMGNDTLSGGSGNDFLVGGMGNDRLSGGAGNDSFIGGAGNDVFVFAETGGSERINDFVSGTDKIDLRAYGIDASNVASATSGADTILSIDTDRNGSSDFTITLSGVGRPADGDFLFA; encoded by the coding sequence ATGAGCACCGACACGACGAACGACGCAGCCCGCCGCGCACGCGGCGACGACACTTATCGCCTGGATCTGTTCCGGGATGGTCCGGTCGAAAAGGACCTCGGCAACGGCGATGACCGCGTCGTCCTCGACAGCCTCAACAAGGTTTCGCAGATCCGCCTGACGCTGACGAGCAGCGAAGTCGGCAATGGCGATGCGGAGGACAGCGACAGCATGGCGAACCAGGATGGCGACCTCGCCGTTCGCCTGCAGGCCGAAAACACGTTTGGCGGCCTGCGCGGCCCGGAAAGCCGGTTCGATGATGAAGGCATCACCTTCGTCACGGCCGGCAGTGCGACCTTCGACGTCCGCGATCTGGTAAGCGGGGTCTCGCGCGGCGACAGCTTCGACGTGGTCAAACTCGGCACGCAGCGCGACGATCTGTTGAAGGCAGCGGCCGGAGAGGGCGCCGCCTACATCAATGGCGGTGCCGGCGCAGACCGGATCATCGGCGGGACGGGCAATGATTTCCTGGTCGGCGGTTCGGGCAACGACGTTCTGGAAGGCCGCGATGGTGATGACGGTTTCATCGGCGGCAGCGGCAATGACGTGATCCGCGGTGGCGCCGGCAATGACCGGGTCTTCGTCAACCTCGCGACGGACGGCCAGGATCGCGTCGATCTCGGCCAGGGCCTCGATGTCGTGTCGGTCATGGCACCGGCCTCGGCCGGCCAGGTCCGGTTGACCTTTACCAGCAGCGAGGTCGGCAATGGCTCGGCGCGCGACAGCGATAGCCTGGCGAACCAGGATGGCGGCTTTGCCGTGCAGATGCGCGCCGAAAACGGCATGGACGGGCTTGGTGCCCGCAGCCGCTACGACGATGAAGGCATCCGTTTCGTGTCCGCCACGCCCGGCGTAACCTTCGATGTGCGCGACCTCGTCAGCGGCGTCCAGCGCGGCGACGGCTTCACCGTGGTCGAGCTTGGCACGGCCGGAAGCGATACGATCACGGCCGCGGCCTCGCGCGCCGAAAGCCTTTATGCCAATGGCGGCATGGGCGATGACCGGCTGACCGGCGGCCGCGGCGACGACTTCCTGGTCGGCGGCGCGGGCAACGACACGCTGCGCGGCGGCGCGGGCAATGATTCCTTCATCGGCGGCGCCGGCAACGATGTCATCTTCGGCACAACGGGCAACGATACGGCGATCGTCAACCTGGCGACCGATGGCAAGGACCGCGTCGATCTCGGCGATGGCATGGATGTCGTCAATGTCGCTGCACCGTTGACGGCGGGACAGGTGCGCCTTGCCTTTACCAGCGCCGAAGTCGGCAACGGTTCGGCGCGCGACAGCGACAGCATGGCCAACCAGGATGGCGGTTTCGCCGTCCAGCTCTTCGCCGAAAACGGCTCCGACGGGCTCGGTGCACGCAGCCGCTACGATGACGAGGGCATCAGCTTCGTCTCGACCACGCCGGGCGTGACCTTCGATGTGCGCGATCTGGTCAGCGGCGTGCAGCGCGGCGACCAGTTCTCCATTGTCCGGCTTGGCACCGAGGCCAATGACAGGATGGACGACAGCAGCGTAAGCGCCGCGGTCTATCTCAACGGCGGCATGGGCAATGACACGCTGAGCGGCGGCAGCGGAAACGACTTCCTGGTCGGCGGCATGGGCAATGATCGGCTGAGCGGCGGTGCGGGCAATGACAGCTTCATCGGCGGTGCCGGCAACGATGTCTTCGTCTTCGCCGAAACGGGCGGCAGCGAACGGATCAACGACTTCGTCTCTGGAACCGACAAGATTGATCTCAGGGCCTACGGGATCGATGCAAGCAATGTCGCTTCCGCAACGAGCGGCGCCGATACGATCCTTTCCATCGATACCGATCGGAATGGCTCAAGCGATTTTACCATCACGCTTTCTGGCGTCGGCCGCCCGGCGGACGGCGACTTCCTCTTCGCCTGA
- the glgX gene encoding glycogen debranching protein GlgX, with the protein MTDMTGKTRVESGTWTTLGATPDKDGVNFALFSAHAERVELCLFDESGQTETARIELPEFTNEVWHGYIPGLKPGALYGYRVHGPFDPENGHRFNANKLLVDPYARELVGDVAWSSAHFAYDMESEEKDLSFNEEDSAPVMPKSRVIDSKDYDWKGDTPPMIPWSKTIFYETHVKGFTKLHPAIPEELRGTFDGMGHKAAVDYLKSLGITSVELLPTHFFPDDSMLIDKGLHNYWGYNTLGFFAPATRYYGPRALAGFRDMVRALHDGGIEVILDVVYNHTAEGNELGPTLSFKGIDNFSYYRTIPDNHRYYINDTGTGNTVNTSHPRVLQMVTDSLRYWVEEMHVDGFRFDLGTILGREPEGFDQRGGFFDAVTQDPVLSKVKLVGEPWDIGPGGYQVGGFPPGWAEWNDKYRDTVRDYWLDTDGTAPDFAARFFGSGDLYDLRGRRPWASVNFIAAHDGFTINDLVSYNEKHNEANGEDNKDGHSDNRSYNYGAEGPTEDEGINAIRERQKRNFLATLLLSHGTPMILGGDEFGRSQMGNNNGYCQDSDISWIHWEDLPPSAEELRDFVRRLTSLRAAQPLLHRENWRDGMVITWVNAGGGEQTAEQWADGGGTTIGAVISRPDLEGQDGIWSHALLIFNPHEGVVPFALPEAPGGSWTLELTTDDPTLEAQPVEGESFDMAPRSLALFRPS; encoded by the coding sequence ATGACCGACATGACAGGGAAGACACGCGTGGAATCCGGCACGTGGACGACGCTTGGCGCCACGCCGGATAAGGACGGAGTGAATTTCGCGCTGTTTTCCGCCCATGCAGAGCGCGTTGAACTCTGCCTCTTCGATGAAAGCGGGCAGACCGAAACCGCCCGTATCGAGCTTCCCGAATTCACCAACGAAGTCTGGCACGGCTATATTCCAGGCCTGAAGCCCGGCGCGCTCTACGGCTACCGCGTCCACGGCCCGTTCGACCCGGAAAACGGCCATCGCTTCAACGCCAACAAGCTGCTCGTCGACCCCTATGCCCGCGAACTCGTCGGCGATGTCGCATGGTCGAGCGCCCATTTTGCTTATGACATGGAGTCGGAGGAAAAGGACCTCAGCTTCAACGAGGAAGACAGCGCTCCGGTCATGCCGAAGAGCCGCGTGATCGATTCCAAGGACTATGACTGGAAGGGCGACACGCCCCCGATGATCCCGTGGTCGAAGACGATCTTCTACGAGACCCATGTGAAGGGCTTTACCAAGCTGCATCCGGCCATTCCGGAAGAGCTGCGCGGCACCTTCGACGGCATGGGCCACAAGGCCGCAGTCGACTATCTGAAGAGCCTCGGCATCACCTCGGTCGAGCTTCTCCCCACCCACTTCTTCCCCGATGACAGCATGCTCATCGACAAGGGCCTGCACAATTACTGGGGCTACAACACGCTCGGCTTCTTCGCCCCCGCCACCCGCTATTACGGGCCGCGCGCGCTGGCGGGCTTCCGCGACATGGTGCGCGCGCTGCATGATGGCGGCATCGAGGTCATTCTCGACGTGGTCTATAACCATACGGCGGAAGGCAACGAGCTTGGGCCGACGCTCTCCTTCAAGGGCATCGACAACTTCTCCTACTATCGCACCATCCCGGACAATCACCGCTACTATATCAACGACACCGGCACCGGGAACACGGTCAACACCTCCCATCCGCGCGTGCTGCAGATGGTCACGGACTCGCTGCGCTACTGGGTCGAGGAGATGCATGTCGATGGCTTCCGCTTCGACCTCGGCACGATCCTCGGACGAGAGCCGGAAGGCTTCGACCAGCGCGGCGGCTTCTTCGACGCGGTGACGCAGGATCCGGTCCTCTCCAAGGTCAAGCTGGTCGGAGAGCCCTGGGATATCGGGCCCGGCGGCTATCAGGTCGGCGGCTTCCCACCCGGCTGGGCCGAGTGGAACGACAAGTATCGCGACACGGTCCGCGACTACTGGCTGGACACGGATGGCACGGCGCCGGATTTCGCCGCCCGCTTCTTCGGCTCCGGCGACCTCTACGACCTGCGCGGCCGCCGTCCCTGGGCGAGCGTCAACTTCATCGCCGCTCACGATGGCTTCACCATCAACGACCTCGTCTCCTACAACGAGAAGCACAACGAGGCGAATGGCGAGGACAACAAGGACGGCCACAGCGACAACCGCAGCTATAATTACGGCGCGGAAGGTCCGACCGAGGACGAGGGCATCAATGCCATCCGCGAACGCCAGAAGCGCAACTTCCTGGCCACGCTGCTGCTCTCCCACGGCACGCCGATGATCCTTGGCGGCGACGAGTTCGGCCGCAGCCAGATGGGCAACAACAACGGCTACTGCCAGGACAGCGACATCAGCTGGATTCATTGGGAAGACCTGCCGCCCTCCGCCGAGGAGCTGCGTGACTTCGTTCGCCGGCTTACAAGCCTGCGCGCCGCTCAGCCTTTGCTGCATCGCGAGAACTGGCGCGACGGCATGGTGATCACCTGGGTGAATGCCGGCGGCGGCGAGCAGACGGCCGAACAATGGGCCGACGGCGGCGGCACCACGATCGGCGCCGTGATCTCGCGCCCCGACCTCGAAGGCCAGGACGGCATCTGGTCGCATGCTCTGCTGATCTTCAATCCGCATGAGGGTGTGGTGCCCTTCGCCCTGCCGGAGGCACCCGGCGGCAGCTGGACGCTGGAACTGACGACGGACGACCCGACGCTGGAGGCCCAGCCGGTCGAGGGCGAAAGCTTCGACATGGCCCCCCGCAGCCTCGCCCTTTTCCGCCCGAGCTGA
- a CDS encoding DUF2934 domain-containing protein: MRRFPRGWILLFRQRGTNMLRQGSKLVRAGRQREHVMAKADDDRIRKRAHEIWEEEGRPEGRHSEHWEQAVRDVTGASSGSKGAGKTKADSTAAPQAKQSKTAAAAKPASEKSASSKSAAPKSTTPKSTTPKSTASKSAASKPTAEKAATDTAATAKSAKSKAEDAGQKPVAAKADQTMVKAPARRTPKAK, from the coding sequence ATGCGGCGCTTTCCAAGGGGCTGGATATTGCTGTTCCGTCAGCGAGGAACAAATATGCTCAGGCAAGGTTCGAAGCTGGTTCGAGCCGGCCGCCAAAGGGAGCACGTCATGGCTAAAGCCGATGATGACCGCATCAGAAAAAGAGCGCATGAAATCTGGGAAGAAGAAGGCCGGCCGGAGGGCCGTCACAGCGAGCACTGGGAACAGGCCGTTCGCGATGTGACAGGCGCATCATCCGGATCGAAGGGTGCCGGCAAGACCAAGGCGGACAGCACGGCAGCGCCGCAGGCAAAGCAGAGCAAGACGGCTGCTGCCGCCAAGCCCGCCTCGGAAAAATCCGCATCGTCCAAGTCTGCGGCGCCCAAGTCCACGACGCCCAAGTCCACGACGCCCAAGTCTACGGCGTCCAAGTCTGCGGCGTCCAAGCCGACCGCGGAAAAAGCCGCCACCGATACGGCGGCAACTGCAAAATCTGCCAAGTCGAAGGCGGAGGACGCCGGCCAGAAGCCCGTTGCCGCCAAGGCCGATCAGACCATGGTCAAGGCGCCGGCGCGGCGCACGCCGAAGGCCAAATAG
- a CDS encoding TetR/AcrR family transcriptional regulator: MSTTTVKKSSKHGSTVESAADCCGANVKVAPRDRIVSTARDLFRQHGIRGIGVDAIAEAASTNKMTLYRHFGSKDDLICETLKAVSSQACALWSELEAARPGDARGQLGLWVDKIESCILSEPHGCDLANAAVELKESGHPAHGVIEAFKADQRVRLTDLCRAAQASDPELLADTLLMLLEGARVSRQAAGAEGPAKRFREASQRAIAVYTA; encoded by the coding sequence ATGTCAACAACCACTGTCAAGAAATCGTCGAAACATGGCTCAACTGTGGAGTCGGCGGCAGATTGCTGCGGTGCAAACGTGAAAGTGGCGCCGCGTGATCGGATCGTGAGCACGGCACGCGATCTCTTCCGCCAGCACGGGATCCGCGGCATCGGCGTCGACGCGATCGCCGAGGCCGCATCCACGAACAAGATGACGCTCTACCGCCATTTCGGCTCCAAGGACGACCTGATCTGCGAGACGCTGAAAGCCGTCTCTTCCCAGGCTTGCGCGCTGTGGAGCGAACTCGAGGCCGCTCGGCCGGGCGACGCCCGCGGCCAGCTCGGGCTCTGGGTCGATAAGATCGAAAGCTGCATCCTGTCCGAGCCGCATGGCTGCGATCTGGCCAATGCCGCCGTCGAACTGAAGGAGTCGGGCCACCCCGCCCATGGCGTGATCGAGGCCTTCAAGGCCGATCAGCGCGTGCGGCTGACAGACCTCTGTCGGGCAGCTCAGGCCAGTGATCCCGAACTTCTGGCCGATACGCTGCTGATGCTGCTCGAAGGCGCCCGCGTGTCGCGCCAGGCGGCAGGGGCGGAGGGGCCGGCCAAGCGGTTTCGCGAGGCAAGCCAGCGGGCGATCGCCGTCTATACGGCTTAA
- a CDS encoding triose-phosphate isomerase, translating into MTTKTGLWVGTSFKMNKTLAEALDFAEALATADAARDPRIQRFVIPPFTAVREVKARLKDTSVKVGAQNMHWDDAGAWTGEISAPMLTDAGLDLVELGHSERREHFGETDETVGRKVESAVRHGLTPLICIGETLAEREAGQADAVLKRQVEGALGRLEGEAKTRPVLLAYEPVWAIGVNGIPASADYADDRHARIAETARACVGVDVPVLYGGSVNPGNCVELITKPHIDGLFIGRSAWAAPGYLDILARVAAAV; encoded by the coding sequence ATGACGACGAAGACCGGGCTGTGGGTCGGCACGAGTTTCAAGATGAACAAGACGCTGGCCGAGGCGCTCGACTTCGCCGAGGCCCTGGCGACGGCGGACGCGGCGCGCGATCCGCGCATCCAGCGCTTCGTCATTCCACCCTTCACCGCCGTGCGCGAGGTCAAGGCGCGGCTGAAGGACACGAGCGTCAAGGTTGGCGCACAGAATATGCATTGGGACGATGCCGGCGCCTGGACGGGCGAGATTTCTGCCCCAATGCTGACCGATGCCGGGCTCGATCTCGTCGAACTCGGCCACAGCGAACGGCGCGAGCATTTCGGCGAGACCGACGAGACGGTCGGCCGGAAGGTGGAAAGCGCAGTGCGCCATGGCCTGACGCCGCTGATCTGCATCGGCGAGACGCTGGCCGAGCGCGAGGCAGGACAAGCGGACGCCGTGCTGAAGCGGCAGGTGGAAGGCGCCCTCGGCCGCCTGGAAGGCGAGGCCAAGACGCGGCCGGTCCTGCTGGCTTACGAACCCGTCTGGGCGATCGGCGTCAACGGCATTCCGGCTTCGGCCGACTATGCCGACGACCGCCATGCCCGGATTGCCGAAACCGCGCGCGCCTGCGTCGGCGTCGACGTTCCGGTTCTCTATGGCGGCAGCGTCAATCCCGGCAATTGCGTCGAGCTGATCACCAAGCCGCATATTGACGGCCTGTTCATCGGCCGTTCGGCCTGGGCGGCCCCCGGCTATCTCGACATCCTCGCCCGCGTCGCCGCGGCCGTCTGA
- the glgA gene encoding glycogen synthase GlgA, with translation MNVLSVTSEVFPLIKTGGLADVTGALPKVLLARGYRTRTLVPGYSPVLAQLDQPKTIHFFPDLFGAPASLLEVTAAGLDLYVLDAPSLYDRPGGPYAGEDGIDHPDNWKRFAVLSYVASAIAGGLLPDWRPDLVHTHDWQTALTTVYMRYSDNARHIPSVLTIHNLAFQGQYSADHLDLIGLPPEAFSIDCLEYYGDISYLKGGIRTASAVTTVSPTYAREIVSPELGMGMQGALLSRLDAFSGIVNGIDMEVWDPSNDPFLPANYDVRQIRRRGVNREILMQAFHLDSRPGPVFAAVTRLTWQKGGDMLADVAEEIASLGGKLIVLGKGSKDIETQLLMAAGRHPGRIGVRIGYDEHTAHLIHGGADIIIQPSRFEPCGLTQLYALRYGAVPVVSRTGGLSETIIDANDAAMSARVATGFQFHPATSDNLRLAIHRAFHAYRDPKKWARLQNQGMKANFSWERSAEQYADLYGRLIQSNRASGRVA, from the coding sequence GTGAACGTTCTCTCCGTGACGTCGGAAGTTTTTCCGTTGATCAAAACCGGCGGTCTGGCCGATGTCACCGGCGCGCTGCCGAAGGTTCTCCTGGCGCGCGGCTACCGGACTCGCACACTCGTGCCCGGCTATTCTCCGGTGCTGGCGCAGCTCGACCAGCCGAAGACTATCCATTTCTTCCCCGATCTGTTCGGCGCGCCGGCCTCGCTGCTCGAAGTCACCGCTGCCGGGCTCGATCTCTATGTGCTCGATGCGCCGTCGCTCTATGATCGCCCGGGCGGGCCCTATGCCGGCGAGGATGGGATCGATCATCCCGACAACTGGAAGCGCTTTGCGGTTCTTTCCTATGTCGCCTCGGCCATTGCCGGCGGCCTGCTTCCCGACTGGCGGCCGGATCTCGTTCACACGCATGACTGGCAGACGGCGCTGACCACCGTCTACATGCGCTATTCCGACAATGCGCGGCACATCCCTTCGGTGCTGACCATTCACAACCTCGCCTTCCAGGGTCAGTATTCCGCCGACCATCTCGACCTGATCGGCCTGCCACCGGAAGCCTTCAGCATCGATTGCCTCGAATATTACGGCGATATCAGCTATCTGAAGGGGGGCATTCGAACCGCCTCCGCCGTCACCACGGTCAGCCCCACCTATGCCCGCGAGATCGTCTCGCCGGAGCTCGGCATGGGGATGCAGGGCGCGCTGCTTTCCAGGCTCGATGCCTTCAGCGGCATCGTCAACGGCATCGACATGGAGGTCTGGGATCCGTCCAACGACCCTTTCCTGCCGGCCAATTACGATGTGCGCCAGATCCGCCGCCGCGGCGTCAACCGCGAGATCCTGATGCAGGCCTTCCATCTGGACAGCAGGCCCGGCCCGGTCTTTGCCGCCGTTACGCGTCTGACCTGGCAGAAGGGCGGCGACATGCTGGCGGATGTGGCCGAAGAGATCGCCAGCCTCGGGGGCAAGCTGATCGTGCTCGGCAAGGGCTCCAAGGATATCGAAACCCAGCTCCTGATGGCGGCCGGCCGGCATCCCGGCCGTATCGGCGTGCGGATCGGCTATGACGAGCATACGGCGCACCTGATCCATGGCGGTGCCGATATCATCATCCAGCCGTCGCGCTTCGAGCCCTGCGGGCTCACGCAGCTCTACGCGCTTCGCTATGGCGCTGTTCCTGTCGTTTCGCGCACCGGCGGCCTGTCCGAGACCATCATCGATGCCAATGACGCGGCCATGTCGGCGCGGGTCGCCACCGGCTTCCAGTTCCACCCGGCCACCAGCGACAATCTTCGCCTCGCTATCCACCGCGCCTTCCACGCCTATCGCGACCCGAAAAAATGGGCACGGCTGCAGAACCAGGGCATGAAGGCCAACTTCTCCTGGGAGCGCTCGGCCGAGCAATATGCCGATCTCTACGGTCGCCTGATCCAATCCAACCGCGCCTCCGGGCGGGTGGCTTGA